CACCGGCCATCATGCCCTGGTACTTGCCGCGCTCCCGCGGCGGAATCAGGTCGCCGATGATCGCCATGACGCCGACCATCAGACCACCGGCGCCGAGGCCCTGGATGGCGCGGAACCCGATGAGCTGCCCCATGTCCTGGGCCATGCCGCTGAGCGCGGAGCCGATCAGGAAGATCACGATCGAGGTCATGAAGGCGCCCTTGCGCCCGTACATGTCGCCGAGCTTGCCCCAGATCGGGGTGGAGGCGGCGGTGGCGAGCGTGTACGCGGTGACCACCCAGGACAGGTGTTCCAGACCGCCGAGCTCACCGACGATCGTCGGCATCGCGGTGCCCACGATCATGTTGTCCAGCATCGCGAGCAGCATCGCGATCATGAGCGCCAGCAGCACGACGCGCACGCTGCGTGGCTTCTTGTCCCCCGCCGCCGGCTGGCCCACGGCCTCTCCCCCGGCCCCCGCGGCCGGCACGGCCGCCTGTGTCTTGTCCGCCATCGATTCCACTCCCCTAGCTGCGACTGCTTGCCGTTCGGCACTTACTTGCCGACCGGCAAGCTGACTACACTGAGGAAAGTAGACCCGTAACTAGCCGGGCGTCAAGTAAGTTTAAGTAGTTTTGCCAGCGGGGTCACAGGTACGTTTTCAGGGAGCACGAGGAGTACGAGGATGGGCGGCACGATGGACGGCACCAAGCGGCAGCGCCGGGGCGACACCCGGCAGCGCATCCAGGACGTCGCCCTAGAACTGTTCTCCGAGCACGGGTACGAGAAGACCTCGCTGCGGGAGATCGCCGAGCACCTCGACGTCACGAAGGCGGCGCTCTACTACCACTTCAAGACCAAGGAAGAGATCCTCATCAGCCTCTTCGAGGACCTGACGAGGCCGCTCGACGAACTGATCGAGTGGGGCAAGCAGCAGCCGCACAGCCTGGAGACCAAGCAGGAGGTCCTGCGCCGCTACAGCGACGCGCTGGGGGGCGCGGCCCCGCTCTTCCGCTTCATGCAGGAGAACCAGGCGACGGTCCGCGAGCTGAGCATCGGCGAGACCTTCAAGCACCGGATGATGAGCATGCTGGAGATCATCAAGGAGCCGGAGTCCCCGCTGACCGACCAGGTCCGGTGCATCAGCGCGCTCTTCACGATGCACGCCGGGATGTTCGTCCTCAAGGACGTGGAGGGCGACCCCGAGGACAAGCGCAAGGCCGTCCTGGAAGTCGCGATCGATCTGGTGACGCAGGCCCACGGCGGCACGGCCGCGTAGACGCGAACGCGGAGCGACGCCCGCGGGGGCGGAGCGACCCCGCGGAAGCTGAGCGAACACCGCGAAGGCGGAGCCACGAACGCGGAGGCGGAGCCTCTCGGCGCCACTTCCTGGCGCCGTGAGACTCCGCCTTTGTCCGCCCCGTCCGGGCACTGCCGCGCCGGATCACCGGCGCGGGGTCGATCAGACCTTGACGCCCTTGCCGTGCAGGAAGGCGACGGGGTCGATGGCCGAGCCGTAGTTCGGGGTCGTACGGATCTCGAAGTGAAGGTGCGGACCGCTCGAGTTTCCGGTGTTGCCGGACTTGGCGATGTGCTGACCGGTCTTGACGACCTGGCCTATCTTCACGTCGATGCGCGACAGGTGGGCGTACTGCGAGTACGTGCCGTTGCCGTGCTTGATGACGATGGCGTTGCCGTACGCCGGGCCGTCACCGGCGCCGTTGCCGCCGGCCTTGACGACGGTGCCGCCGTGAGCGGCCATGACGTCGGTGCCCAGCGGCACCGCGTAGTCCTGGCCGGAGTGCTTGTGGGACCACATGCCGCCGGCCTGGTTGAAGGTGGCGGACAGCGTGTACTTCTTGACCGGGTCGATCCAGGAAGCGGCCGTCTTGGCGGCGGTCTTCTTGGCGGACACGGCGGCCTTCTTCGCCGCGGCGGCCTTGTTGGCGGCTGCGGCCTTCTTCACCGCGGCGGCCTTGGCCTGCACGGCGGCCTGCGTCTGCACGGCGTGGGCCGCGGTGACGGTTCCGCTGCTGCTGAGCCCGGCTTCGGCGGCGCTCGCGACCCCCGCACCCAGTGCGACCGTGGCGCTCAAGCCGACGGCCACGACGGCCGCCCGATTGCGGACCAGGGACGAGAGGGACTTGCGGGACGTGACGCGCTTCGACATGAATACCTCGTGATGACGGGGACAAGGACTGTGCGACCACCCGGTGCGATGACCTGCGACCCGGTGGGGCCATACCTTGGTAACCCGCGCACCCAGGGATGCTCAAACCCCCTCGCTACGACGCAAACTAGTAGTTCATCTCGAAACCGAATGAACCTTGACAGGTCGGACATCCGGGACGCAATCTTCCTGATTCGACCCGGGAAACGAGGTTTAGGCGCACTTCGAGCTGTGGCACCCCTGGCCGGACGGGCCTCCGGCCCCTCGACCCGCAGGACGGGAGGACCGTCCCGAGGGTTCCGGGTCAAAGGTCCTTTATGTCCGTTCTTGCGCATCCACTATTCACCCTAGTACCGGACAAATCGCCTGTGCGCCATGTCACCGGGCAGCCGGTTCCGGACCCCCCTGAATGTGACCCGGGCTACCCTCCCGCCCCTGGTCACAAGGCACTTGGGCATGTGCGCCAGGCCACTCCCTCCCCCTCCGCACTGACCCAGGGCGACGGCCCGGACGTGGTCCGCGACCGAGGGGAGGGCGTTGGGGGATCCGGGGCCCCCTCCGGCGAGCCCGATAGGGCGAAACCGAGCCCGGAAAGAGGCCCGCCGGTGCTGCTGCTCCGGCGCCTTCCGCGACACCGGACCACCGAACAGGGGCGGCGCTGCAGAGCCGCTCCGCTGGACCGCTCAGCGGGCAGAGCAGCCCGCGCCACCCCGCCCGCTGAGCCGCCCAGGCGCCGGGCGGCTGAGGCGCTGGGCAGCCTGCGCCTCCCACCGCTGGGCCGCTGAGGCGCCGGGCGGCTGAGGCACTGAGGCCCTGGGCAGCCTGCCCCGCCCCGCCCGCTGGGTCGCGGAGGCACCAGGCAGCCCGCTGAGTCGCGGAGGCACCGGGCGGCTTGCGCCCGGGCAGACCCGCTGTGGGGCCCGCCCCCCGGCGCGCTGAACGGCTTGCGCGCGGACCCGGGCCGGGTGCGCCCCGGACCCCCGCTGAACGGCTTGCGCGGACCCGGGCGGGGTCCGGCACTGGACCGCTGGGCCAGCCGGCCCGCAGGTTCGCCCGGCGGGCCCGCGCCGCCCCTCCCCGCCCCAGCCGCTGGACCGCAGGCGTGCCGCGCCGCCCCGCCCGCTGGACCACAGGCGGGAGGCGTGGGCCCGCCGGGTGGCCCACCCCAGGCGCCGTGCCTCCGGAGGCGCGCGCCTCGCGTCCGCGCATGCGAAAGGGGCTGCCCCAGGACCGTGGTCCTGGGGCAGCCCCTGTCAGGCGAACCCGGAGGTTACGCCTCCTTGCTCAGGTTGGGACCGGCGCCGCCGGCCGCCTGCTCGATCGGCGGGACGTCGGGCAGTGCCGACTTCTCCTCGCCGCGGAAGGTGAAGGCCTTCGCGTCGCCCTCGCCCTCCGAGTCGACGACCACGATGTGGCCGGGACGGAGCTCGCCGAAGAGGATCTTCTCGGAGAGGACGTCCTCGATCTCGCGCTGGATGGTCCGGCGCAGCGGCCGGGCGCCCAGCACGGGGTCGTAGCCCTTCTTCGCGAGGAGCGACTTGGCACTCGGGCTGAGCTCGATGCCCATGTCCCGGTCCTTCAGACGCTCGTCCACCTTCGCGACCATGAGGTCGACGATCTGGATGATGTCTTCCTCGGTCAGCTGGTGGAAGACCACCGTGTCGTCGACACGGTTCAGGAACTCGGGGCGGAAGTGCTGCTTCAGCTCCTCGTTGACCTTGGCCTTCATCCGGTCGTAGTTGCTCTTGACGTCGCCCACGGCCGCGAAGCCGAGGTTGAAGCCCTTGGAGATGTCCCGCGTGCCGAGGTTGGTCGTCATGATGATGACCGTGTTCTTGAAGTCCACGACCCGGCCCTGGGAGTCGGTCAGGCGACCGTCCTCCAGGATCTGCAGCAGCGAGTTGAAGATGTCCGGGTGGGCCTTCTCGACCTCGTCGAAGAGGACGACGGAGAACGGCTTGCGGCGGACCTTCTCGGTCAGCTGGCCGCCCTCTTCGTAGCCCACGTAACCGGGGGGCGAACCGAAGAGACGCGAGACCGTGTGCTTCTCGCTGAACTCCGACATGTCGAGGGAGATCAGCGCGTCCTCGTCACCGAAGAGGAACTCCGCGAGGGTCTTCGACAGCTCCGTCTTACCGACACCCGAGGGGCCGGCGAAGATGAAGGAACCACCGGGACGCTTCGGGTCCTTCAGACCCGCTCGCGTACGACGGATCGCCTGGGAGAGCGCCTTGATGGCGTCCTTCTGGCCGATGACCCGCTTGTGGAGCTCGTCCTCCATGCGCAGCAGACGCGAGGACTCCTCCTCGGTCAGCTTGAAGACCGGGATGCCGGTGGCCGTGGCGAGGACCTCGGCGATGAGCTCGCCGTCGACCTCGGCGACGACGTCCATGTCGCCGGCCTTCCACTCCTTCTCGCGCTTGGCCTTCGCCGCCAGCAGCTGCTTCTCCTTGTCGCGGAGAGACGCCGCCTTCTCGAAGTCCTGGGAGTCGATGGCCGACTCCTTGTCGCGGCGCACGCCCGCGATCTTCTCGTCGAACTCACGGAGGTCCGGCGGCGCGGTCATCCGGCGGATGCGCATCCGGGAGCCCGCCTCGTCGATCAGGTCGATCGCCTTGTCGGGCAGGAAGCGGTCCGAGATGTACCGGTCGGCGAGCGTCGCCGCCTGCACCAGGGCCTCGTCGGTGATGGAGACGCGGTGGTGTGCCTCGTACCGGTCGCGCAGGCCCTTGAGGATCTCGATCGTGTGGGGGAGGGAAGGCTCCGCCACCTGGATCGGCTGGAAGCGGCGCTCGAGGGCCGCGTCCTTCTCGAGGTGCTTGCGGTACTCGTCCAGCGTGGTGGCACCGATGGTCTGCAGCTCACCGCGGGCCAGCATCGGCTTCAGGATCGAAGCCGCGTCGATGGCGCCCTCGGCGGCACCCGCACCCACGAGCGTGTGCAGCTCGTCGATGAACAGGATGATGTCGCCGCGGGTGCGGATCTCCTTGAGCACCTTCTTCAGGCGCTCCTCGAAGTCACCGCGGTAGCGGGAGCCGGCGACCAGCGCGCCGAGGTCGAGGGTGTAGAGGTGCTTGTCCTTGAGGGTCTCGGGCACCTCGCCCTTGACGATGGCCTGGGCGAGGCCCTCGACGACGGCGGTCTTGCCGACGCCGGGCTCACCGATCAGGACCGGGTTGTTCTTCGTACGGCGGGACAGCACCTGCATGACCCGCTCGATCTCCTTCTCGCGCCCGATGACCGGGTCGAGCTTGGACTCACGAGCGGCCTGGGTGAGGTTCCGGCCGAACTGGTCGAGGACCAGGGACGTGGAGGGGGTGCCCTCGGCGGGACCGCCACTGGCGCCGGCGGTCTCCTTGCCCTGGTAGCCGGAGAGCAGCTGGATCACCTGCTGCCGCACCCGGTTGAGGTCTGCGCCCAGCTTGACCAGGACCTGGGCGGCGACGCCCTCGCCCTCACGGATCAGGCCGAGCAGGATGTGCTCCGTGCCGATGTAGTTGTGGCCCAGCTGAAGGGCCTCGCGGAGCGACAGCTCCAGGACCTTCTTGGCACGGGGGGTGAAGGGGATGTGACCGGAGGGGGCCTGCTGGCCCTGCCCGATGATCTCCTCCACCTGCTGGCGGACCGCCTCGAGCGAAATCCCGAGGCTCTCCAGGGCCTTAGCGGCGACACCCTCACCCTCGTGGATCAGGCCCAGGAGGATGTGCTCGGTGCCGATGTAGTTGTGGTTGAGCATCCGGGCTTCTTCCTGAGCCAGGACGACAACCCGCCGCGCGCGGTCGGTGAACCTCTCGAACATCGTTAATCGCTCCTCAGAGCGGTCAGGCAGTAAGGGGACGCTCCCCTCCCTGTCCTTCCGCAGCTTAGTCCCGCAAGCGGGGACCGCTCATTCCAACTGCCGACACCGTCCTTGGCCTCCTGACCCCGAACGCCGACATCTGCCTCAACCTGATGGTGCGAGACGATGTTCCCGCAGGCCAGGCAGATACCCTCACCACCTGTACGCCGATGGCGAACGTGAGATGCCGGTTTCCTGCGTGTCGCCCCTCCCACTAGGGATGTCTTACCCGCACGCACGGACAGTCCATGCCGCGCGCACCGGTTCCCTCCGCTACGGGCGAACACCCATGCCCCGCCGAACGCTTCCGCACGCCCGTTTGTCCGGAACTCTGTGCGCCCGCGGGGACACCCAGCGTAACTCCGGGGGTGTTCCGGCGGTTGCTCCTTGCATGGTTCCCACCGTTCCCCTTCCCCGTCGGCCGCTCGACCCGGGTGATCCGGTCGATCCGGTGCAGCAGTGGTACGAGAACGAACTGGGCTGGGCGACCGTGCCCGGTCCGCCGGCGCGGCTCGTGACGGGGGTGCTCTTCGACGTCCTGGAGGGACCGGCCGAGGCGGGGTTCGCGGCGCTGCGCCATCTCGGGCCCGGGTCCCCGGTGGTTCTGCACGGGGACCGGATGGGGCTGCTGGTGGCCGCGGGGAGCGCGGAGGAACTGCCGGGGCTGCTCGACTGGCTGGAGTGGGGCGGCCTGGCGCTGGACCTCACGGCGGTCGGCGAGGGCGGCAGTGTCGAGGCTCCCCCGCCGCCGGGTCCGGGTACCGCGCCGGCCGGAGGGGAGACGCGGGAGGGCCCGCGAGGGGCCGCCCGCTGGTTGCGGCCCCCCGAGCCCGGCTGTGCGGTGCGACCGGCACTGCCGACGCTGTCGGCACTGGGCGGCGGGGCCGTCGGCGGGGGCGTTGGGGGCGCCCCCGATCTCGTACGAGTCGTGCAGACGATGGCGACGCAATGTCACCGGGTGCGGCTGGGGCGCGTGAGCGCTCAGCCGTTGACCTCTTCGTACTTCTCGCGAATCGACGCGGGAACACGGCCGCGGTCATTGACCTCGTAGCCGTTCTCCTTGGCCCAGGCGCGGATCTGCGCGGTGTCCTGGCTGCCGCCGGAAGTGGCGCGCGCCTTTCCGCGTCCGCCCGAAGCACGGCCTCCGGTACGACGGCCACCCTTCACGTAGGGCTCGAGAAGGCCACGGAGCTTGTCCGCATTGGCGGTCGTGAGATCGATTTCGTACGTCTTGCCGTCCAGCGCGAACGTCACGGTCTCGTCCGCCTCGCCACCGTCGAGGTCGTCGACAAGAAGTACCTGAACCTTCTGTGCCACCGGATTTCCTTTCATCGATAACTTCAAGGGCAAGGAGGGTCTGCGGCGGCCGCCGTTTCGCCGTCCCTTGTTATAT
The window above is part of the Streptomyces sp. NBC_01428 genome. Proteins encoded here:
- a CDS encoding TetR/AcrR family transcriptional regulator; the encoded protein is MGGTMDGTKRQRRGDTRQRIQDVALELFSEHGYEKTSLREIAEHLDVTKAALYYHFKTKEEILISLFEDLTRPLDELIEWGKQQPHSLETKQEVLRRYSDALGGAAPLFRFMQENQATVRELSIGETFKHRMMSMLEIIKEPESPLTDQVRCISALFTMHAGMFVLKDVEGDPEDKRKAVLEVAIDLVTQAHGGTAA
- a CDS encoding M23 family metallopeptidase; its protein translation is MSKRVTSRKSLSSLVRNRAAVVAVGLSATVALGAGVASAAEAGLSSSGTVTAAHAVQTQAAVQAKAAAVKKAAAANKAAAAKKAAVSAKKTAAKTAASWIDPVKKYTLSATFNQAGGMWSHKHSGQDYAVPLGTDVMAAHGGTVVKAGGNGAGDGPAYGNAIVIKHGNGTYSQYAHLSRIDVKIGQVVKTGQHIAKSGNTGNSSGPHLHFEIRTTPNYGSAIDPVAFLHGKGVKV
- a CDS encoding ATP-dependent Clp protease ATP-binding subunit, with amino-acid sequence MFERFTDRARRVVVLAQEEARMLNHNYIGTEHILLGLIHEGEGVAAKALESLGISLEAVRQQVEEIIGQGQQAPSGHIPFTPRAKKVLELSLREALQLGHNYIGTEHILLGLIREGEGVAAQVLVKLGADLNRVRQQVIQLLSGYQGKETAGASGGPAEGTPSTSLVLDQFGRNLTQAARESKLDPVIGREKEIERVMQVLSRRTKNNPVLIGEPGVGKTAVVEGLAQAIVKGEVPETLKDKHLYTLDLGALVAGSRYRGDFEERLKKVLKEIRTRGDIILFIDELHTLVGAGAAEGAIDAASILKPMLARGELQTIGATTLDEYRKHLEKDAALERRFQPIQVAEPSLPHTIEILKGLRDRYEAHHRVSITDEALVQAATLADRYISDRFLPDKAIDLIDEAGSRMRIRRMTAPPDLREFDEKIAGVRRDKESAIDSQDFEKAASLRDKEKQLLAAKAKREKEWKAGDMDVVAEVDGELIAEVLATATGIPVFKLTEEESSRLLRMEDELHKRVIGQKDAIKALSQAIRRTRAGLKDPKRPGGSFIFAGPSGVGKTELSKTLAEFLFGDEDALISLDMSEFSEKHTVSRLFGSPPGYVGYEEGGQLTEKVRRKPFSVVLFDEVEKAHPDIFNSLLQILEDGRLTDSQGRVVDFKNTVIIMTTNLGTRDISKGFNLGFAAVGDVKSNYDRMKAKVNEELKQHFRPEFLNRVDDTVVFHQLTEEDIIQIVDLMVAKVDERLKDRDMGIELSPSAKSLLAKKGYDPVLGARPLRRTIQREIEDVLSEKILFGELRPGHIVVVDSEGEGDAKAFTFRGEEKSALPDVPPIEQAAGGAGPNLSKEA
- a CDS encoding SCO3374 family protein, which produces MVPTVPLPRRPLDPGDPVDPVQQWYENELGWATVPGPPARLVTGVLFDVLEGPAEAGFAALRHLGPGSPVVLHGDRMGLLVAAGSAEELPGLLDWLEWGGLALDLTAVGEGGSVEAPPPPGPGTAPAGGETREGPRGAARWLRPPEPGCAVRPALPTLSALGGGAVGGGVGGAPDLVRVVQTMATQCHRVRLGRVSAQPLTSSYFSRIDAGTRPRSLTS
- a CDS encoding histone-like nucleoid-structuring protein Lsr2 — its product is MAQKVQVLLVDDLDGGEADETVTFALDGKTYEIDLTTANADKLRGLLEPYVKGGRRTGGRASGGRGKARATSGGSQDTAQIRAWAKENGYEVNDRGRVPASIREKYEEVNG